The following are encoded together in the Deinococcus soli (ex Cha et al. 2016) genome:
- a CDS encoding arginine--tRNA ligase produces MDLKARLKTAVEAAAAQMGAPLDAAIQETPANKPGDYGTPAAFQIAKALGQNPAQVAQTLAQTVQLPDGIERVEAAGPFLNFFVDVGGFVRGVVQTPLNLPAQEGKVVIEHTSVNPNKELHVGHLRNVVLGDSMARIFRAAGYEVEVQNYIDDTGRQAAESLFAMDHYGRVWNGEQKYDHWLGEGYVQLNADPAKADMEAGIREVMHKLEEGLLRPLVEQTVKAQLDTCFRIGATYDLLVWESDVVGSGFLNRAMDILEGSRYTSYPTEGKFAGAFIMDVSEFMPGLEESNVVLRRSDGTAMYVAKDIGFQFWKFGLFEGMTFKPFMTDPAGHTIWTSDPTGDSAQATRFGHAHEVINVIDSRQKHPQMLVRSSLGVAGETEKEARSIHLSYEFVNLGGQTISGRKGITLAVDSALEQAAARGFAELSAKNPDLATRADAQEIARRIGVGALRFAMLRNEPSRAFDFDLEKASSLQGDTAPYIQYAAVRAANILRKAQDAGHPVDGTGAAWDALPDVDLILAKQVAKLPEVVEQAVRAHSPHGVAQYALDLATSFNAWYNAKDKQGKPATNVLASPEGLREARLALVARVRTAFEDTLGLIGIEIPPAM; encoded by the coding sequence ATGGACCTGAAGGCTCGACTCAAGACCGCCGTGGAGGCCGCCGCCGCACAGATGGGCGCCCCGCTGGACGCCGCCATCCAGGAGACGCCCGCGAACAAACCCGGCGATTACGGCACGCCCGCCGCGTTCCAGATCGCCAAGGCGCTGGGGCAGAACCCCGCGCAGGTCGCGCAGACGCTCGCGCAGACCGTGCAGCTGCCGGACGGCATCGAGCGCGTGGAGGCCGCCGGGCCATTCCTGAACTTCTTCGTGGATGTCGGCGGCTTCGTGCGCGGCGTCGTGCAGACGCCCCTGAACCTCCCCGCGCAGGAGGGCAAGGTCGTCATCGAGCACACCAGCGTGAACCCCAACAAGGAACTCCACGTGGGGCACCTGCGCAACGTCGTCCTCGGGGACAGCATGGCGCGCATCTTCCGCGCCGCCGGGTACGAGGTCGAGGTGCAGAACTACATCGACGACACCGGACGGCAAGCCGCCGAGAGCCTGTTCGCCATGGACCACTACGGCCGCGTGTGGAACGGCGAGCAGAAGTACGACCACTGGCTGGGCGAGGGCTACGTGCAGTTGAACGCCGACCCCGCCAAGGCCGACATGGAAGCGGGCATCCGCGAGGTCATGCACAAGCTCGAAGAAGGCCTGCTGCGCCCCCTGGTCGAGCAGACCGTGAAGGCCCAGCTGGACACCTGCTTCCGCATCGGCGCCACGTACGACCTGCTCGTCTGGGAGTCCGACGTGGTCGGCAGCGGTTTCCTGAACCGCGCCATGGACATCCTGGAGGGCAGCCGCTACACCTCGTACCCCACGGAAGGGAAGTTCGCGGGCGCGTTCATCATGGACGTCAGCGAGTTCATGCCGGGCCTGGAGGAATCCAATGTGGTGCTGCGCCGCAGTGACGGCACCGCCATGTACGTCGCCAAGGACATCGGCTTCCAGTTCTGGAAGTTCGGCCTGTTCGAGGGCATGACCTTCAAACCCTTCATGACCGACCCCGCCGGGCACACCATCTGGACCAGCGACCCCACCGGCGACAGCGCCCAGGCCACCCGTTTCGGGCACGCGCACGAGGTCATCAACGTCATCGACTCCCGCCAGAAACACCCCCAGATGCTCGTGCGCAGCAGCCTCGGCGTCGCTGGGGAGACCGAGAAGGAAGCGCGCAGCATCCACCTCAGCTACGAATTCGTGAACCTTGGCGGCCAGACCATCAGCGGCCGCAAGGGCATCACCCTGGCCGTGGACAGCGCACTGGAACAGGCCGCCGCGCGCGGCTTCGCGGAACTCAGCGCGAAGAACCCGGACCTCGCCACGCGGGCCGACGCGCAGGAGATCGCCCGCCGCATCGGCGTGGGCGCCTTGCGCTTCGCCATGCTGCGCAACGAACCCAGCCGCGCCTTCGACTTCGACCTGGAAAAAGCCAGCAGCCTCCAGGGCGACACCGCCCCGTACATCCAGTACGCCGCCGTGCGCGCCGCGAACATCCTCCGCAAAGCCCAGGACGCCGGGCACCCAGTGGACGGCACCGGCGCCGCCTGGGACGCCCTGCCCGACGTGGACCTGATCCTCGCCAAGCAGGTCGCGAAACTTCCCGAGGTCGTCGAACAGGCCGTCCGCGCGCACTCCCCGCACGGCGTCGCGCAGTACGCGCTGGACCTCGCCACGTCCTTCAACGCCTGGTACAACGCCAAGGACAAGCAGGGCAAACCCGCCACGAACGTCCTCGCCAGCCCCGAGGGGCTGCGGGAAGCGAGGCTGGCCCTCGTCGCCCGCGTCCGCACCGCGTTCGAAGACACCCTGGGACTCATCGGCATCGAGATTCCTCCCGCGATGTAA
- a CDS encoding DUF4129 domain-containing protein, with the protein MTDLTSPVPDDLAAPRTGPPLTAYGLALLPLGLAGLLPLWGVALLCGLFALGVRFPVWAQARVLGTQLIIGLSVAAQVPAALAQPRQLLVLAGTYLLLSLSGFALGAGAHALEDGRRRGLLALLPGLLAPQPGLILALAGGALARPARDARHAAQTAPGWWTWVAGGAVVAALLGTLLPMPRPDIAGAFTPPLTSAVRPDTAQQTPAPAVPSAPSSFGTGTSWLGVQLDVGVPLLPPELALGAGLMGLLAAAGVPQLRRRAGRPPHPSEVLMVAGLVLTGLLWVVSAILLNLGGRAPSPADSGAAPPPDEAARMAEATAGPASQVISVTWLGPLAQLLALAALLIVAAVLLANRRRTAAPVTVTPARDDRPTTSVPPAPLHRVRAAYRGALAALSEAGLGRAAHETPAGYAARLGAHHPPLADPLGTLTALYEPVRYGGQLTDEQAGQAEQASHAVLQIIPTLPPLDSADHKDLS; encoded by the coding sequence ATGACCGACCTGACCTCCCCGGTGCCGGACGACCTCGCCGCGCCCCGCACCGGCCCACCTCTGACCGCGTACGGCCTGGCGCTGCTGCCCCTGGGCCTCGCGGGTCTGCTGCCGCTGTGGGGCGTGGCACTCCTGTGCGGCCTGTTCGCGCTGGGCGTCCGCTTTCCCGTGTGGGCGCAGGCCCGCGTGCTCGGCACGCAGCTGATCATCGGGCTGAGCGTGGCGGCGCAGGTGCCCGCCGCGCTCGCGCAGCCCCGGCAGTTGCTGGTCCTGGCCGGGACGTACCTGCTGCTCAGCCTGTCCGGGTTCGCCCTGGGTGCCGGGGCGCACGCCCTGGAGGACGGGCGGCGCCGGGGCCTGCTGGCGCTGCTGCCGGGCCTGCTCGCGCCGCAGCCGGGGCTGATCCTGGCGCTGGCCGGGGGCGCCCTGGCCCGGCCCGCGCGGGACGCCCGCCACGCAGCCCAGACCGCTCCCGGCTGGTGGACCTGGGTGGCGGGCGGCGCCGTGGTCGCCGCGTTGCTCGGCACCCTGCTGCCCATGCCCCGCCCGGACATCGCTGGGGCGTTTACGCCGCCGCTCACGTCCGCCGTCCGGCCGGACACCGCGCAGCAGACGCCCGCACCAGCGGTCCCCTCTGCGCCCTCCAGTTTCGGTACCGGGACCAGCTGGCTCGGCGTGCAGCTCGATGTGGGCGTGCCGCTGCTTCCGCCGGAGCTGGCGCTGGGCGCGGGCCTGATGGGCCTGCTGGCGGCGGCAGGTGTGCCCCAGCTGCGCCGCCGCGCGGGCCGCCCGCCTCACCCGTCCGAGGTCCTCATGGTGGCCGGGCTGGTCCTGACGGGCCTGCTGTGGGTCGTGTCGGCCATCCTGCTGAACCTGGGGGGGCGAGCCCCCAGTCCGGCCGATTCGGGCGCGGCGCCACCCCCGGACGAGGCGGCCCGCATGGCCGAGGCCACCGCCGGACCGGCCTCGCAGGTCATCAGCGTGACCTGGCTTGGTCCGCTGGCGCAGCTCCTGGCACTGGCGGCCCTGCTGATCGTGGCCGCCGTGTTGCTGGCGAACCGCCGCCGCACCGCTGCGCCCGTGACGGTCACCCCGGCCCGTGACGACCGGCCCACCACCTCTGTCCCGCCTGCCCCGCTGCACCGGGTGCGCGCCGCGTACCGGGGGGCGCTGGCGGCCCTGTCGGAGGCCGGTCTGGGCCGCGCCGCGCACGAGACGCCCGCCGGGTACGCCGCGCGACTCGGCGCGCACCACCCACCGCTGGCGGACCCGCTGGGGACCCTGACCGCCCTGTACGAACCCGTCCGCTACGGCGGCCAGCTGACCGACGAGCAGGCCGGGCAGGCCGAGCAGGCCTCCCACGCCGTCCTCCAGATCATCCCGACCCTCCCACCCCTAGATTCCGCCGATCACAAGGACCTGTCATGA
- a CDS encoding class I SAM-dependent methyltransferase, whose amino-acid sequence MTRRPKQKIRFKNDRPASDRPASERPAAPTGSRPEARPPVNYFEVRPANLPPRLDSLKALTKSGVRGYPDVDAAQALLAGVMRKDRVRGDVLDLSAMGGLLGSLPGVTLRAVEGSAAALSALAAGGLDAHAAVPGESLLERWPDRARTVALVLAGDRGNAYAAAQVAWAHACTPPGGTLYIAGDRDKGFDRYVRLAGNAFGAGEVVARDGGMRVAKLIRRPGPTPALPDPEGFEAFGVTVVGLPGVFSAAKPDKATALMLGALERLDPDGSALSGKDVLDLGCGTGLIGAWAARRGATVTLVDGDLPSVRSAQATLAASGLTGAAVHSDVDAALDPGATFDVILTNPPFHVGRGVVLDVAREFIAAAGRRLRPGGTLHLVANDFLPYESDLRALGEVRETLREAGFKVLTVTRA is encoded by the coding sequence GTGACGCGCAGGCCCAAGCAGAAAATCCGATTCAAGAACGACCGCCCCGCCTCTGACCGACCCGCCTCCGAGCGCCCGGCCGCCCCGACCGGGAGCCGCCCGGAGGCGCGGCCCCCCGTGAACTACTTCGAGGTCCGACCCGCGAACCTCCCGCCCCGCCTGGATTCCCTGAAGGCCCTCACGAAGAGTGGCGTGCGTGGCTACCCGGACGTGGACGCCGCGCAGGCGCTGCTGGCGGGCGTGATGCGCAAGGACCGCGTGCGCGGCGACGTGCTGGACCTGAGTGCCATGGGCGGCCTGCTGGGCAGCCTGCCGGGCGTGACGCTGCGCGCCGTGGAGGGCAGCGCCGCCGCGCTGAGCGCCCTGGCGGCGGGTGGCCTGGACGCGCACGCGGCGGTGCCCGGCGAGTCCCTGCTGGAGCGCTGGCCGGACCGCGCCCGGACCGTGGCGCTGGTGCTGGCCGGGGACCGTGGGAACGCGTACGCCGCCGCGCAGGTCGCCTGGGCGCACGCCTGCACGCCGCCCGGCGGGACGCTGTACATCGCCGGGGACCGTGACAAGGGCTTCGACCGGTACGTGCGCCTGGCCGGGAACGCCTTCGGCGCGGGCGAGGTCGTGGCGCGTGACGGTGGGATGCGCGTGGCGAAACTCATCCGCCGCCCCGGTCCCACCCCGGCCCTCCCGGACCCCGAGGGCTTCGAGGCCTTCGGCGTGACGGTCGTGGGCCTGCCGGGCGTGTTCAGCGCCGCGAAACCCGACAAGGCCACCGCGCTGATGCTGGGCGCCCTGGAACGCCTCGACCCGGACGGCAGCGCGCTGAGCGGGAAGGACGTGCTGGACCTGGGCTGCGGCACCGGCCTGATCGGCGCGTGGGCCGCGCGGCGCGGCGCGACCGTGACCCTGGTGGACGGCGACCTGCCCAGCGTCCGCAGCGCCCAGGCCACCCTGGCCGCCAGCGGCCTGACCGGCGCGGCCGTCCACTCGGATGTGGACGCCGCCCTGGACCCGGGGGCGACCTTCGACGTGATCCTCACCAACCCGCCCTTCCACGTGGGGCGCGGCGTGGTGCTGGACGTCGCGCGGGAATTCATCGCCGCCGCCGGGCGCCGCCTGCGCCCCGGCGGGACGCTGCACCTCGTCGCCAACGACTTCCTGCCCTACGAGTCTGACCTGCGCGCCCTGGGCGAGGTCCGCGAGACCCTGCGCGAGGCGGGCTTCAAGGTCCTGACCGTCACCCGCGCCTGA
- the rpoD gene encoding RNA polymerase sigma factor RpoD: MADSTTVRTRKKIDAESGEPKAAARARARVAPGTTPKPVTTATSPMPAKPAAKKAAPKADAPELAQPAPEAAAPVVAAETVEAPKKAPAKKAAPKVAKADAPEKPAKKPAAKKADAAAAAPEKPAKAAKPTARAAKPAAKPAAAPVKGGQPEKPYYAHASIQELLKAGRAAGVLSSEDIATALASALEANGLDPESPDAFEDMQLYLAGQNIEVQDLDEDEDDTEEEAAEDGPAAAQDDDEEKYFDDMPRAVSNDPVRQYLHEIGRVPLLTLEEEIALARRIEEGEEARKVLEEDLELEDRARRRLMRQTEDGAAARQGLIEANLRLVVSIAKKYTGRGLGFLDLIQEGNQGLIRAVEKFEYRRRYKFSTYATWWIRQAINRAIADQARTIRIPVHMVETINKLTRTARQLQQELSREATYEEIAEAMGPGWDAAKVEEVQKVSQEPVSLETPIGDEKDSFYGDFIPDENLDSPVENAAKTLLSEELEKALSKLTEREAMVLKFRKGLVDGREHTLEEVGQRFSVTRERIRQIENKALRKLKYHESRTRKLRDFLD; the protein is encoded by the coding sequence ATGGCAGATTCCACGACCGTCCGCACCCGCAAGAAGATCGACGCCGAGAGCGGCGAACCCAAGGCCGCCGCGCGCGCCCGCGCCCGGGTGGCCCCCGGCACGACGCCCAAACCCGTCACGACCGCCACCAGCCCCATGCCCGCCAAGCCCGCCGCGAAGAAGGCCGCGCCCAAGGCCGACGCGCCCGAACTGGCACAGCCTGCACCCGAAGCGGCCGCGCCCGTCGTGGCCGCCGAGACGGTCGAGGCGCCCAAGAAGGCCCCCGCGAAGAAGGCCGCCCCCAAGGTGGCCAAGGCCGACGCGCCCGAAAAGCCCGCGAAGAAGCCCGCTGCCAAGAAGGCGGACGCCGCCGCCGCTGCGCCTGAAAAGCCCGCCAAGGCCGCCAAGCCCACTGCGCGCGCCGCGAAACCGGCCGCCAAGCCCGCCGCCGCGCCCGTCAAGGGCGGCCAGCCCGAGAAGCCCTACTACGCGCACGCCAGCATTCAGGAACTCCTGAAGGCCGGACGCGCCGCCGGGGTGCTCTCCAGCGAGGACATCGCCACCGCGCTGGCCAGCGCCCTGGAAGCCAACGGCCTGGACCCCGAGAGCCCCGACGCCTTCGAGGACATGCAGCTGTACCTCGCCGGGCAGAACATCGAGGTGCAGGACCTCGACGAGGACGAGGACGACACCGAGGAAGAAGCCGCCGAGGACGGCCCGGCCGCCGCGCAGGACGACGACGAGGAGAAATACTTCGACGACATGCCCCGCGCCGTGTCCAACGACCCGGTCCGCCAGTACCTGCACGAGATCGGCCGCGTGCCCCTGCTGACCCTCGAAGAGGAAATCGCGCTGGCACGTCGCATCGAGGAAGGCGAGGAGGCCCGCAAGGTGCTCGAGGAGGATCTCGAACTCGAGGACCGCGCCCGCCGCCGCCTGATGCGCCAGACCGAGGACGGCGCCGCCGCCCGCCAGGGCCTGATCGAGGCGAACCTCCGACTGGTCGTCAGCATCGCCAAGAAGTACACCGGGCGCGGCCTGGGCTTCCTGGACCTGATCCAGGAAGGCAACCAGGGTCTGATCCGCGCGGTCGAGAAGTTCGAGTACCGCCGCCGCTACAAATTCAGCACGTACGCCACGTGGTGGATCCGGCAGGCCATCAACCGCGCCATCGCCGACCAGGCCCGCACCATCCGCATCCCGGTGCACATGGTCGAGACGATCAACAAACTGACCCGCACCGCCCGCCAGCTCCAGCAGGAACTGTCCCGCGAGGCCACCTACGAGGAGATCGCCGAGGCCATGGGTCCCGGCTGGGACGCCGCGAAGGTGGAGGAAGTGCAGAAGGTCAGCCAGGAACCCGTCTCGCTCGAAACGCCCATCGGGGACGAGAAGGACTCCTTCTACGGCGACTTCATTCCCGACGAGAACCTCGACAGCCCCGTCGAGAACGCCGCCAAGACCCTCCTGAGCGAGGAACTGGAAAAGGCCCTCTCGAAACTCACCGAGCGTGAAGCGATGGTCCTGAAGTTCCGTAAGGGCCTCGTGGACGGCCGCGAGCACACCCTGGAGGAGGTCGGGCAACGCTTCAGCGTCACCCGTGAACGCATCCGCCAGATCGAGAACAAGGCGCTGCGCAAACTCAAGTACCACGAGAGCCGCACGCGCAAACTCCGCGACTTCCTCGACTGA
- the leuS gene encoding leucine--tRNA ligase — translation MNNEHPINIPEPRMERYNPHAIEKKWQSAWEQSGLYKFDEDAPGEKFYALTMFPYPSGNLHIGHWYANVAPDARARWLRMRGYNVLFPMGFDAFGLPAENAAIKNKTNPATWTYANIERMTGQFQAMGTMIDWSRQFATCDPEYYRWNQWFFIEFYKRGLAYKKGGLVNWCPKDQTVLANEQVVNGHCERCGTAVEKRNLSQWYMKITDYADELLDFSDTDMPEKVRLMQTNWIGKSVGAEVTFDTPAGPETVFTTRPDTLMGATFMVLAPEHAKVADLTTDEQRAEVEAYVAAAGRKTDVERQQEGEKTGVFTGSYATHPITGHQLPIWVADYVLVTYGTGSIMAVPAHDDRDFAFARKFGLDVVEVIRAEGAEPMAEDAAEPYTGEGVIVNSGEFDGLPGGKASIAGIVEKLEVRGIAKAKTTYRLRDWLFARQRYWGTPIPFVHCPEHGAQPVPEDQLPVRLPENVEFTPTGQSPLKLDTEWLKTTCPVCGGPAERDTDTMDTFVDSSWYMYRYLSPDYHEGPFDPAKDPMMPVDLYTGGIEHAILHLLYSRFWVKVMRDMGLTKHSEPFAHLRNQGMILGEDGEKMSKSRGNVVDPDDLVREYGADTVRTYLMFIAPWELGGPWDPQGINGPAKWLSRVWTLFTDDKVTGPAETVSEADLRFAVHSTLKKVTGDFERLSFNTIVASLMELTNTLVKAKRAPVFGTPAWDEALDIFNRLLAPVVPHIAEEIWAARGQDGSVHTAAWPAVDEAAATRDTVTMGVQVSGKVRGQVTISKAATQDEAMAAAKDNADVARFIEGKQIVKEIYVPGRIINIVVK, via the coding sequence ATGAACAACGAGCACCCGATCAACATTCCCGAGCCGCGCATGGAGCGGTACAACCCGCACGCCATCGAGAAGAAATGGCAGTCCGCCTGGGAGCAGAGCGGCCTGTACAAGTTCGACGAGGACGCGCCGGGCGAGAAGTTCTACGCCCTGACGATGTTCCCGTACCCCAGCGGGAACCTGCACATCGGGCACTGGTACGCGAACGTCGCGCCCGACGCCCGGGCGCGCTGGCTGCGGATGCGCGGGTACAACGTGCTGTTCCCGATGGGCTTCGACGCGTTCGGCCTGCCCGCCGAGAACGCCGCCATCAAGAACAAGACGAACCCGGCGACGTGGACGTACGCGAACATCGAGCGGATGACCGGGCAGTTCCAGGCGATGGGCACCATGATCGACTGGAGCCGCCAGTTCGCCACGTGCGACCCGGAGTACTACCGCTGGAACCAGTGGTTCTTCATCGAGTTCTACAAGCGCGGCCTGGCGTACAAGAAGGGCGGGCTGGTGAACTGGTGCCCGAAGGACCAGACGGTGCTGGCGAACGAGCAGGTCGTGAACGGCCACTGCGAACGCTGCGGCACGGCCGTGGAGAAACGCAACCTGAGTCAGTGGTACATGAAGATCACGGACTACGCCGACGAGCTGCTGGACTTCAGCGACACGGACATGCCCGAGAAGGTCCGCCTGATGCAGACGAACTGGATCGGCAAGTCGGTGGGTGCGGAGGTGACCTTCGACACGCCGGCCGGGCCGGAGACGGTGTTCACGACCCGTCCGGACACGCTGATGGGCGCGACGTTCATGGTGCTGGCCCCCGAGCACGCCAAGGTGGCGGACCTGACTACCGACGAGCAGCGCGCGGAGGTCGAGGCGTACGTGGCGGCAGCGGGCCGCAAGACGGACGTGGAACGCCAGCAGGAGGGCGAGAAGACCGGCGTGTTCACCGGCAGCTATGCCACGCACCCCATCACCGGGCATCAACTGCCGATCTGGGTGGCGGACTACGTGCTGGTCACGTACGGCACCGGGTCAATCATGGCGGTGCCCGCGCACGACGACCGTGACTTCGCGTTCGCGCGCAAGTTCGGCCTGGACGTCGTGGAGGTCATCCGCGCCGAGGGTGCCGAGCCGATGGCCGAGGACGCGGCCGAGCCCTACACCGGCGAGGGCGTCATCGTGAACAGCGGCGAGTTCGACGGGCTGCCCGGCGGGAAGGCCAGTATCGCCGGGATCGTGGAGAAGCTGGAGGTGCGCGGGATCGCGAAGGCGAAGACCACGTACCGCCTGCGCGACTGGCTGTTCGCCCGCCAGCGCTACTGGGGCACCCCGATTCCGTTCGTGCACTGCCCCGAGCACGGCGCGCAGCCCGTCCCCGAGGACCAGCTGCCGGTGCGCCTGCCGGAGAACGTGGAGTTCACGCCCACCGGCCAAAGCCCCCTGAAGCTGGACACCGAGTGGCTGAAGACCACCTGCCCCGTCTGCGGCGGTCCCGCCGAGCGTGACACGGACACCATGGACACCTTCGTGGATTCGTCCTGGTACATGTACCGCTACCTGAGCCCCGACTACCACGAGGGTCCCTTCGACCCCGCGAAGGATCCCATGATGCCGGTGGACCTGTACACGGGCGGCATTGAGCACGCGATCCTGCACCTGCTGTACTCGCGCTTCTGGGTGAAGGTCATGCGTGACATGGGCCTGACCAAGCACAGCGAACCCTTCGCGCACCTGCGCAACCAGGGCATGATCCTGGGCGAGGACGGCGAGAAGATGAGCAAGTCGCGCGGCAACGTCGTCGACCCCGACGACCTGGTGCGCGAGTACGGCGCGGACACGGTCCGCACGTACCTGATGTTCATCGCGCCGTGGGAACTGGGCGGCCCGTGGGACCCGCAGGGCATCAACGGCCCCGCCAAGTGGCTGAGCCGCGTCTGGACGCTGTTCACCGACGACAAGGTCACCGGCCCCGCCGAGACCGTCAGTGAAGCGGACCTGCGCTTCGCGGTTCACAGCACCCTGAAGAAGGTCACCGGGGACTTCGAACGCCTGAGCTTCAACACCATCGTCGCGTCGCTGATGGAACTGACGAACACCCTGGTGAAGGCCAAGCGCGCCCCCGTGTTCGGTACGCCCGCCTGGGACGAGGCGCTGGACATCTTCAACCGCCTGCTGGCCCCCGTGGTGCCGCACATCGCCGAGGAGATCTGGGCGGCGCGCGGGCAGGACGGCAGTGTGCACACCGCCGCGTGGCCCGCCGTGGACGAGGCCGCCGCGACCCGTGACACCGTCACCATGGGCGTGCAGGTCAGCGGCAAGGTGCGCGGGCAGGTCACGATCAGCAAGGCGGCCACGCAGGACGAGGCGATGGCCGCCGCGAAGGACAACGCCGACGTGGCCCGCTTCATCGAGGGCAAGCAGATCGTCAAGGAGATCTACGTGCCCGGCCGCATCATCAACATCGTCGTGAAGTGA
- a CDS encoding transglutaminase-like domain-containing protein: MAQPDAAPDHTHPTPGFERPVFIRAGFQLTFDVPYPTPMLFVVQPRDRLEPTGTRQRLLAQRPLGAAQGIHTYTDTHGNTVWRTVAQPGTFTIGHDLIAETTRNPDPAHPDLPKTPVEGLPDETITYLLPSRYVDSDLVSADAWERFGHIQGGWAQVQAISDYLNDTCTYGYGSTSATTAFQALGSGRAVCRDFAHMGVAFCRALNIPARYVCGYLPDIDITPDPVPMDFHAWFEAFIDGQWRTFDARHNRPRAGRLIIAQGRDASDVAFTTSFGSARLTHMKVWADETTPDMTLDTPPNPRIF, translated from the coding sequence ATGGCCCAGCCCGACGCTGCCCCCGACCACACCCACCCCACCCCCGGCTTCGAGCGACCAGTCTTCATCCGCGCGGGCTTCCAACTGACCTTCGACGTGCCCTACCCCACCCCCATGCTGTTCGTCGTGCAGCCCCGTGACCGGCTGGAACCCACCGGCACCCGCCAGCGCCTCCTCGCCCAGCGCCCGCTGGGCGCCGCGCAGGGCATCCACACGTACACCGACACGCACGGCAACACCGTCTGGCGCACGGTCGCGCAGCCCGGCACGTTCACCATCGGGCACGATCTGATCGCCGAGACCACCCGCAACCCTGACCCCGCCCACCCCGACCTGCCCAAGACGCCCGTCGAGGGCCTGCCCGACGAGACCATCACGTACCTGCTCCCCAGCCGCTACGTGGACAGCGACCTCGTGAGCGCCGACGCCTGGGAACGCTTCGGGCACATCCAGGGCGGCTGGGCGCAGGTGCAGGCCATCAGCGACTACCTGAACGACACCTGCACGTACGGCTACGGCTCCACCAGCGCCACCACCGCCTTCCAGGCGCTCGGCAGCGGCCGCGCCGTGTGCCGCGACTTCGCGCACATGGGCGTCGCGTTCTGCCGCGCCCTGAACATCCCCGCCCGGTACGTGTGCGGGTACCTGCCCGACATCGACATCACGCCCGACCCGGTCCCCATGGACTTTCACGCGTGGTTCGAGGCGTTCATCGACGGGCAGTGGCGCACCTTCGACGCGCGGCACAACCGCCCCCGCGCCGGGCGGCTGATCATCGCGCAGGGCCGCGACGCGTCCGACGTGGCCTTCACGACCTCGTTCGGCAGCGCCCGCCTGACCCACATGAAGGTCTGGGCGGACGAAACAACCCCCGACATGACCCTGGACACGCCCCCCAACCCCCGCATCTTCTGA